One Streptomyces umbrinus genomic window, GGCGCGGGCCAGACGGGCGAGGGTGCTCATGGGCGCGCGCCGCTCTGTTCGCGCGCGCTCATCGGCGGGCGACCACGGGTCCGTACGTACTCATCTGCGCGTACTCATCTGTGCGACTCCAAGTGCTTGCGGTGCAGCCACTTCGGCAGGCCCGGCGCCTCCAGGAACCCCTCCGCGCGGGCCGCGGCGATGCCGATGCGCGGCAGGTCGCCGCTCTTCTCGAAGAGCAGGAACCGCGGTTCCCAGATGGGCCGGTACTTGGCGTTGGCGCGGTACAGCGACTCGATCTGCCACCAGCGCGAGAAGAAGCTGAGCAGTGACCTCCACAGCCGCAGCACCGGGCCCGCGCCGAGACGCGCGCCACGTTCGAAGACGGAACGGAACATCGCGAAGTTGAGCGAGACCTGCGTGATCCCGATCTCGGGGGCCCGCTGGAGAAGCTGGATGACCATGAACTCCATCAGCCCGTTCTCGGAGTCCCGGTCCCGCCGCATGAGGTCGAGGGAGAGCCCGTGCGGCCCCCAGGGCACGAAGGAGATCACCGCTCTCAGTTCGTCCGTGCCTTCTCCCGCGCGGCTGTTCGTGCATTCGAGCATCACGCACCGCCCGTCGCCCGCATCCCCGAGCCGCCCGAGCGCCATGCTGAAGCCCCGCTCGGTCGCCCCGTCCCGCCAGTCGTCGGCCCGCTTCAGCAGGTACGCCATCTCGTCGGCCGGGATGTCCTCGTGACGCCGGATGCGGACCTGGTAGCCCGCGCGCTGGACGCGGTTGTAGGCCTGGCGGACGGTCCGCATGGCCCGCCCGTCGAGGGTGAACTCGGCCGTCTCGACGATCGCCTCGTCGCCGAGCTCCAGCGCGTCGAGGCCATGGCGTGCGTAGATGGTCCCCGCCTCCTCGCTCGCGCCCATCACCGCAGGGATCCAGCCGTGGGCGCGTGCCTCGGCGAGCCAGGGGTCGATGGCGCCGGGCCACGCCTCGGGATCGCCGATCGGGTCGCCGGAGGCCAGCGAGACACCGCTCACGACGCGGTAGACGACGGCAGCCTTGCCGGTCGGCGACCACACCACGCTCTTCTCGCGGCGCAGCGCGAAGTAGCCGAGCGAGTCGCGGTCGCCGTTCCGGTCGAGCAGTGCCCGCAGCCGTTCCTCGTCGCCCTCGGTGAGCGGGTCGACGGCGCGACGGGAACGGAAGGCCGCGTAGAAGACGGCGAGGACCAGCAGGGTGCTGAGCACATTGATGGTGACGTTTGCCCAGTTGGGAGTGGTGATCCCGGGGAAGCGGGCGTCGTCCGCGGCGACCGAGATCAGCCGCAGGGTGCCGTAGCGCCAGCGGTCGGGGAACGTCGAACGATCGGCGTCGTGCGCGTCGTTGGTGACGGTCACCAGGAGCGCGGCGAGCAGCGAACAGAGCAGCAGTCCGCCGACCGCGACGGCCGCCGCCAGCTTCGGGTTAGAGCGGTCGCCCTTCGCGTAGAACTCGCGCCGGCCGACGAAGAGGGACGCCACGAAGGCGGCCGTCAGGGCGAGGGAGATCCAGTTCTGCGGGTACTCGCGGATCTCCGGGAAGACCATCGCGAAGGCGAACAGCAGCAGGAAGAGCCCGCTGAGTACGAGGTTGAGGATCCAGGCGGCTCGTTTGCGGCGGCGCATCGTGATCGCCAGGAACATCGTGAACGCACCCGACGCGAAGCCTGCCGTCAGGAGGTACGGGGTGAAGTAGTTC contains:
- a CDS encoding phosphatidylglycerol lysyltransferase domain-containing protein, whose translation is MGSARIAVKQTPAPEPTRAPARTGDVARPTTPASRRAAAFAVWYLRLVAFLNFLSAVWVSLGQDVRRHNTENYFTPYLLTAGFASGAFTMFLAITMRRRKRAAWILNLVLSGLFLLLFAFAMVFPEIREYPQNWISLALTAAFVASLFVGRREFYAKGDRSNPKLAAAVAVGGLLLCSLLAALLVTVTNDAHDADRSTFPDRWRYGTLRLISVAADDARFPGITTPNWANVTINVLSTLLVLAVFYAAFRSRRAVDPLTEGDEERLRALLDRNGDRDSLGYFALRREKSVVWSPTGKAAVVYRVVSGVSLASGDPIGDPEAWPGAIDPWLAEARAHGWIPAVMGASEEAGTIYARHGLDALELGDEAIVETAEFTLDGRAMRTVRQAYNRVQRAGYQVRIRRHEDIPADEMAYLLKRADDWRDGATERGFSMALGRLGDAGDGRCVMLECTNSRAGEGTDELRAVISFVPWGPHGLSLDLMRRDRDSENGLMEFMVIQLLQRAPEIGITQVSLNFAMFRSVFERGARLGAGPVLRLWRSLLSFFSRWWQIESLYRANAKYRPIWEPRFLLFEKSGDLPRIGIAAARAEGFLEAPGLPKWLHRKHLESHR